One window of the Epinephelus moara isolate mb chromosome 22, YSFRI_EMoa_1.0, whole genome shotgun sequence genome contains the following:
- the LOC126384375 gene encoding zinc finger protein 184-like isoform X2, whose translation MKMCAVQLLRVSVHERISAAAEDFLLRLEKAREAAEIPELRALLTERLTAAAEEIVGLLEETVAEYEDRVERSEREICRQRRLLDAVLKPEVRLHRADVQQLLVGKEEVPPEQQEWSSSVDQEDPEPPHIKEEEEELWSSQEGEQLQGLEEADITKFTFTPVPVKSEDDEEEPQSEGHHCGGQLQDRNSGPDLETDTEDKKPDDSLVAEIEVRPVSGDSSEAETDDSDDWMENREPQSGSNSLTNDELPVGDEEKIFSCYKCGKSFGNSGYLNRHMRIHAGEKPFTCTVCGKGIIESRNLKRHMRTHTGEKPFSCSECGKAFTDGRQMKIHMRSHTGEKPYSCSVCGKKFALQTSCIRHTRVHSGDKRFSCDVCDKVFSWPHQLRNHQCVGGQSSQLRQTEADGENGGGPGPAGNSDPDTNDKTGDSSEAETDDSGDWMETREPQSVQQQLVVKEEVPPEQQEWSSSVDQEDPEPPHIKEEEEELWSSQEGEQLHGLEEADITKFPFTPVPVKSEDDEEKPQSEGHHCGGPGPVPGGGVQPAPGGGVRLVPRDSDPDLEPDTDDKKPDSSLVAEIEVSLDDWDETREPQSGLKTHNKNEVPVSPVMCLSDENPFSCSETSDFSEPEIDEGDDWAGSREPQSCLNSVPTRDKKGSADEKPFSCSICKINFTRRGSLQTHMRIHTGEKPFICPFCSKSFTQAGSLKRHMSIHTGEKRFSCSVCDRRFIWLHQLMNHQCSGRQESVEIGEAEPPGGSSTRQVKQESDGEDCGGVPPVPGGGMLSVPRSGGPPVLVNSSELKTEDGGDCTETREPQSCLNSLKNVGEKPFSCSECGKRFSTKGSLKEHMRIHTGEKPFSCSVCNKSFTQSGSLQKHMRIHTGEKIFTCSVCEKKFLNKAHLKTHMVTHTGEKPFSCALCGKAFIENGNLKKHMRTHTGEKPFSCSMCEKSFTQNGSLQTHMRTHTGEKPFSCSVCNQRFLSKAHLKTHLIKHTGEKPFSCSVCGKGFNEGGNLRKHMKTHSGEKPFSCSICDQRFLQKTDLKRHMITHTGEKFFSCSVCDQSFLQKPNLKRHMITHTGEKPFVCTVCGKRFIQKVHLTHHMARHTGEKRFRCGMCDQKFAWLYQLRNHQCVSQQSSQVQQTEEGGGAEPPASSSADEQQQLQMDLT comes from the exons gttccccctgagcagcaggagtggagctccagtgtggaccaggaggacccagagcccccacacattaaagaggaagaggaggaactgtggagcagtcaggagggagagcagcttcaagggctggaggaggctgatatcaccaagttcacattcactcctgtccctgtgaagagtgaagatgatgaagaggaacCTCAGTCTGAGGGACACCACTGTGGAGGACAATTACAGGACAGGAACTCAGGTCCAGACTTAGAAACAGATACTGAGGACAAGAAGCCAGACGATTCTTTAGTCGCTGAGATTGAAGTACGCCCGGTGTCCGGAGACTCTTCTGAAGCTGAGACTGACGACAGCGACGACTGGATGGAGAACAGGGAACCTCAGTCAGGTTCAAATTCTCTGACAAATGATGAACTTCCTGTTGGGGACGAAGAGAAAATCTTCAGCTGCTACAAATGCGGGAAAAGTTTTGGCAACAGCGGGTACCTGAACCGACACATGAGAATCcatgcaggagagaaaccattcacCTGTACCGTGTGCGGGAAGGGCATCATCGAGAGCCGAAAtctgaagagacacatgagaactcacacCGGAGAGAAACCcttcagctgctctgagtgtgggaaagcATTTACTGATGGCAGGCAGATGAAGATCCACATGAGGAGTCACACgggagagaaaccatacagctgctcagtctgtggaaaaaaattTGCTTTACAGACAAGCTGCATCCGACACACAAGGGTCCACTCAGGGGACAAACGGTTCAGCTGCGACGTTTGTGACAAAGTGTTCAGCTGGCCTCATCAGCTCAGGAACCACCAGTGTGTCGGTGGTCAGTCGTCGCAGCTTCGTCAAACAGAAGCCGATGGAGAGAATGGTGGAGGACCAGGACCAGCTGGGAACTCGGATCCAGATACGAATGACAAGACCGGTGACTCTTCTGAAGCTGAGACTGACGACAGTGGTGATTGGATggagaccagagaacctcagtcag tgcagcagcagttggtggttaaagaagaggttccccctgagcagcaggagtggagctccagtgtggaccaggaggacccagagcccccacacattaaagaggaagaggaggaactctggagcagtcaggagggagagcagcttcatgGGCTGGAGGAGGCTGATATCACCAAGTTCCCAttcactcctgtccctgtgaagagtgaagatgatgaagagaaacctcagtctGAGGGACACCACTGTGGAGGACCAGGACCAGTGCCTGGAGGAGGAGTACAACCAGCACCTGGAGGAGGGGTACGACTAGTGCCCAGAGACTCTGATCCAGATTTAGAACCAGATACTGACGACAAGAAGCCTGACAGTTCTTTAGTTGCTGAGATCGAAGTCAGTCTTGATGACTGGGACgagaccagagaacctcagtcaggtttaaaGACTCACAATAAAAATGAGGTCCCTGTCAGTCCTGTGATGTGTCTCTCTGATGAAAACCCCTTTAGCTGCTCTGAGACTTCAGACTTTTCTGAACCTGAGATTGACGAGGGTGATGACTGGGCAGGGTCCAGAGAACCTCAGTCATGTTTGAACTCTGTCCCCACCAGGGACAAGAAAGGTAGCGCTGACGAGAAACCGttcagctgctccatctgtAAGATAAACTTTACCCGGAGAGGAAGTCTACAGACgcacatgagaatccacactggagagaaaccattcaTTTGCCCCTTTTGTAGTAAAAGTTTTACCCAAGCAGGAAGTCTGAAAAGACACATGAGCATCCACACGGGGGAGAAAAGATTCAGCTGCAGTGTCTGCGACCGAAGATTCATCTGGCTCCATCAGCTCATGAACCATCAGTGTAGCGGGCGTCAGGAGTCAGTCGAAATTGGAGAGGCAGAGCCTCCAGGCGGCAGCTCGACTCGGCAGGTAAAACAAGAGTCTGatggagaggactgtggaggtGTACCACCAGTGCCCGGAGGTGGCATGTTATCAGTGCCCAGGAGTGGTGGCCCACCAGTGCTCGTAAACTCCTCTGAACTAAAAACTGAAGATGGTGGTGATTGTACagagaccagagaacctcagtcaTGTTTAAACTCTCTGAAAAATGTTGGTGAGAAACCGTTTAGCTGCTCCGAGTGTGGGAAAAGGTTCAGCACCAAGGGTAGTCTGAAGGAacacatgagaatccacacgGGGGAAAAACCATTCAGCTGCTCTGTCTGTAACAAATCTTTCACGCAGAGCGGGAGTTTACAGAAACACATGAGGATCCACACTGGCGAGAAAATATTCACCTGCTCtgtatgtgaaaaaaaatttttGAACAAGGCGCACCTGAAGACGCACATGGTCACTCACACGGGAGAGAAACCGTTCAGCTGTGCACTGTGTGGTAAAGCTTTCATTGAGAACGGAAAcctgaagaaacacatgaggactcacacaggggagaaaccattcagctgctcAATGTGTGAGAAATCTTTTACGCAGAACGGGAGTTTGCAGACTCACATGAGGACTCACACCGGAGAAAAACCGTTCAGCTGCTCCGTTTGCAATCAGAGATTCTTGAGTAAGGCGCACCTGAAGACGCACTTGATAaaacacactggagagaaacccTTCAGCTGCTCCGTGTGTGGGAAAGGTTTCAACGAAGGTGGTAATCTTAGGAAACACATGAAGACGCACTCAGGAGAGAAACCGttcagctgctccatctgtgATCAAAGATTTTTACAGAAGACAGACCTGAAGCgtcacatgatcacacacactggagagaagTTTTTCAGCTGCTCCGTTTGCGATCAGAGTTTTTTACAGAAGCCGAATTTGAAGAGACACATGATCACGCACACGGGAGAGAAACCCTTCGTTTGCACTGTGTGCGGCAAACGGTTCATTCAGAAAGTTCACCTGACGCACCACATGGCCCGACACACTGGAGAGAAGAGATTCCGGTGCGGCATGTGTGATCAGAAATTTGCTTGGCTTTATCAGCTGAGGAACCATCAGTGTGTCAGTCAGCAGTCGTCACAGGTTCAGCAGACTGAGGAGGGCGGAGGGGCGGAGCCTCCGGCCAGCAGCTCAGCTGATGAGCAACAAcaacttcaaatggatctcacATGA
- the LOC126384375 gene encoding zinc finger protein 184-like isoform X3, with protein sequence MDPHRKLLSDVTDEALNPRRRRRVLPSDIQEVIVGAGVQQLLVVKEEVPPEQQEWSSSVDQEDPEPPHIKEEEEELWSSQEGEQLQGLEEADITKFTFTPVPVKSEDDEEEPQSEGHHCGGQLQDRNSGPDLETDTEDKKPDDSLVAEIEVRPVSGDSSEAETDDSDDWMENREPQSGSNSLTNDELPVGDEEKIFSCYKCGKSFGNSGYLNRHMRIHAGEKPFTCTVCGKGIIESRNLKRHMRTHTGEKPFSCSECGKAFTDGRQMKIHMRSHTGEKPYSCSVCGKKFALQTSCIRHTRVHSGDKRFSCDVCDKVFSWPHQLRNHQCVGGQSSQLRQTEADGENGGGPGPAGNSDPDTNDKTGDSSEAETDDSGDWMETREPQSVQQQLVVKEEVPPEQQEWSSSVDQEDPEPPHIKEEEEELWSSQEGEQLHGLEEADITKFPFTPVPVKSEDDEEKPQSEGHHCGGPGPVPGGGVQPAPGGGVRLVPRDSDPDLEPDTDDKKPDSSLVAEIEVSLDDWDETREPQSGLKTHNKNEVPVSPVMCLSDENPFSCSETSDFSEPEIDEGDDWAGSREPQSCLNSVPTRDKKGSADEKPFSCSICKINFTRRGSLQTHMRIHTGEKPFICPFCSKSFTQAGSLKRHMSIHTGEKRFSCSVCDRRFIWLHQLMNHQCSGRQESVEIGEAEPPGGSSTRQVKQESDGEDCGGVPPVPGGGMLSVPRSGGPPVLVNSSELKTEDGGDCTETREPQSCLNSLKNVGEKPFSCSECGKRFSTKGSLKEHMRIHTGEKPFSCSVCNKSFTQSGSLQKHMRIHTGEKIFTCSVCEKKFLNKAHLKTHMVTHTGEKPFSCALCGKAFIENGNLKKHMRTHTGEKPFSCSMCEKSFTQNGSLQTHMRTHTGEKPFSCSVCNQRFLSKAHLKTHLIKHTGEKPFSCSVCGKGFNEGGNLRKHMKTHSGEKPFSCSICDQRFLQKTDLKRHMITHTGEKFFSCSVCDQSFLQKPNLKRHMITHTGEKPFVCTVCGKRFIQKVHLTHHMARHTGEKRFRCGMCDQKFAWLYQLRNHQCVSQQSSQVQQTEEGGGAEPPASSSADEQQQLQMDLT encoded by the exons ttttACCCTCAGACATCCAGGAAGTGATCGTGGGTGCAGGcgtccagcagctgttggtggttaaagaagaggttccccctgagcagcaggagtggagctccagtgtggaccaggaggacccagagcccccacacattaaagaggaagaggaggaactgtggagcagtcaggagggagagcagcttcaagggctggaggaggctgatatcaccaagttcacattcactcctgtccctgtgaagagtgaagatgatgaagaggaacCTCAGTCTGAGGGACACCACTGTGGAGGACAATTACAGGACAGGAACTCAGGTCCAGACTTAGAAACAGATACTGAGGACAAGAAGCCAGACGATTCTTTAGTCGCTGAGATTGAAGTACGCCCGGTGTCCGGAGACTCTTCTGAAGCTGAGACTGACGACAGCGACGACTGGATGGAGAACAGGGAACCTCAGTCAGGTTCAAATTCTCTGACAAATGATGAACTTCCTGTTGGGGACGAAGAGAAAATCTTCAGCTGCTACAAATGCGGGAAAAGTTTTGGCAACAGCGGGTACCTGAACCGACACATGAGAATCcatgcaggagagaaaccattcacCTGTACCGTGTGCGGGAAGGGCATCATCGAGAGCCGAAAtctgaagagacacatgagaactcacacCGGAGAGAAACCcttcagctgctctgagtgtgggaaagcATTTACTGATGGCAGGCAGATGAAGATCCACATGAGGAGTCACACgggagagaaaccatacagctgctcagtctgtggaaaaaaattTGCTTTACAGACAAGCTGCATCCGACACACAAGGGTCCACTCAGGGGACAAACGGTTCAGCTGCGACGTTTGTGACAAAGTGTTCAGCTGGCCTCATCAGCTCAGGAACCACCAGTGTGTCGGTGGTCAGTCGTCGCAGCTTCGTCAAACAGAAGCCGATGGAGAGAATGGTGGAGGACCAGGACCAGCTGGGAACTCGGATCCAGATACGAATGACAAGACCGGTGACTCTTCTGAAGCTGAGACTGACGACAGTGGTGATTGGATggagaccagagaacctcagtcag tgcagcagcagttggtggttaaagaagaggttccccctgagcagcaggagtggagctccagtgtggaccaggaggacccagagcccccacacattaaagaggaagaggaggaactctggagcagtcaggagggagagcagcttcatgGGCTGGAGGAGGCTGATATCACCAAGTTCCCAttcactcctgtccctgtgaagagtgaagatgatgaagagaaacctcagtctGAGGGACACCACTGTGGAGGACCAGGACCAGTGCCTGGAGGAGGAGTACAACCAGCACCTGGAGGAGGGGTACGACTAGTGCCCAGAGACTCTGATCCAGATTTAGAACCAGATACTGACGACAAGAAGCCTGACAGTTCTTTAGTTGCTGAGATCGAAGTCAGTCTTGATGACTGGGACgagaccagagaacctcagtcaggtttaaaGACTCACAATAAAAATGAGGTCCCTGTCAGTCCTGTGATGTGTCTCTCTGATGAAAACCCCTTTAGCTGCTCTGAGACTTCAGACTTTTCTGAACCTGAGATTGACGAGGGTGATGACTGGGCAGGGTCCAGAGAACCTCAGTCATGTTTGAACTCTGTCCCCACCAGGGACAAGAAAGGTAGCGCTGACGAGAAACCGttcagctgctccatctgtAAGATAAACTTTACCCGGAGAGGAAGTCTACAGACgcacatgagaatccacactggagagaaaccattcaTTTGCCCCTTTTGTAGTAAAAGTTTTACCCAAGCAGGAAGTCTGAAAAGACACATGAGCATCCACACGGGGGAGAAAAGATTCAGCTGCAGTGTCTGCGACCGAAGATTCATCTGGCTCCATCAGCTCATGAACCATCAGTGTAGCGGGCGTCAGGAGTCAGTCGAAATTGGAGAGGCAGAGCCTCCAGGCGGCAGCTCGACTCGGCAGGTAAAACAAGAGTCTGatggagaggactgtggaggtGTACCACCAGTGCCCGGAGGTGGCATGTTATCAGTGCCCAGGAGTGGTGGCCCACCAGTGCTCGTAAACTCCTCTGAACTAAAAACTGAAGATGGTGGTGATTGTACagagaccagagaacctcagtcaTGTTTAAACTCTCTGAAAAATGTTGGTGAGAAACCGTTTAGCTGCTCCGAGTGTGGGAAAAGGTTCAGCACCAAGGGTAGTCTGAAGGAacacatgagaatccacacgGGGGAAAAACCATTCAGCTGCTCTGTCTGTAACAAATCTTTCACGCAGAGCGGGAGTTTACAGAAACACATGAGGATCCACACTGGCGAGAAAATATTCACCTGCTCtgtatgtgaaaaaaaatttttGAACAAGGCGCACCTGAAGACGCACATGGTCACTCACACGGGAGAGAAACCGTTCAGCTGTGCACTGTGTGGTAAAGCTTTCATTGAGAACGGAAAcctgaagaaacacatgaggactcacacaggggagaaaccattcagctgctcAATGTGTGAGAAATCTTTTACGCAGAACGGGAGTTTGCAGACTCACATGAGGACTCACACCGGAGAAAAACCGTTCAGCTGCTCCGTTTGCAATCAGAGATTCTTGAGTAAGGCGCACCTGAAGACGCACTTGATAaaacacactggagagaaacccTTCAGCTGCTCCGTGTGTGGGAAAGGTTTCAACGAAGGTGGTAATCTTAGGAAACACATGAAGACGCACTCAGGAGAGAAACCGttcagctgctccatctgtgATCAAAGATTTTTACAGAAGACAGACCTGAAGCgtcacatgatcacacacactggagagaagTTTTTCAGCTGCTCCGTTTGCGATCAGAGTTTTTTACAGAAGCCGAATTTGAAGAGACACATGATCACGCACACGGGAGAGAAACCCTTCGTTTGCACTGTGTGCGGCAAACGGTTCATTCAGAAAGTTCACCTGACGCACCACATGGCCCGACACACTGGAGAGAAGAGATTCCGGTGCGGCATGTGTGATCAGAAATTTGCTTGGCTTTATCAGCTGAGGAACCATCAGTGTGTCAGTCAGCAGTCGTCACAGGTTCAGCAGACTGAGGAGGGCGGAGGGGCGGAGCCTCCGGCCAGCAGCTCAGCTGATGAGCAACAAcaacttcaaatggatctcacATGA
- the LOC126384375 gene encoding zinc finger protein 184-like isoform X1, with protein sequence MKMCAVQLLRVSVHERISAAAEDFLLRLEKAREAAEIPELRALLTERLTAAAEEIVGLLEETVAEYEDRVERSEREICRQRRLLDAVLKPEVRLHRAGVQQLLVVKEEVPPEQQEWSSSVDQEDPEPPHIKEEEEELWSSQEGEQLQGLEEADITKFTFTPVPVKSEDDEEEPQSEGHHCGGQLQDRNSGPDLETDTEDKKPDDSLVAEIEVRPVSGDSSEAETDDSDDWMENREPQSGSNSLTNDELPVGDEEKIFSCYKCGKSFGNSGYLNRHMRIHAGEKPFTCTVCGKGIIESRNLKRHMRTHTGEKPFSCSECGKAFTDGRQMKIHMRSHTGEKPYSCSVCGKKFALQTSCIRHTRVHSGDKRFSCDVCDKVFSWPHQLRNHQCVGGQSSQLRQTEADGENGGGPGPAGNSDPDTNDKTGDSSEAETDDSGDWMETREPQSVQQQLVVKEEVPPEQQEWSSSVDQEDPEPPHIKEEEEELWSSQEGEQLHGLEEADITKFPFTPVPVKSEDDEEKPQSEGHHCGGPGPVPGGGVQPAPGGGVRLVPRDSDPDLEPDTDDKKPDSSLVAEIEVSLDDWDETREPQSGLKTHNKNEVPVSPVMCLSDENPFSCSETSDFSEPEIDEGDDWAGSREPQSCLNSVPTRDKKGSADEKPFSCSICKINFTRRGSLQTHMRIHTGEKPFICPFCSKSFTQAGSLKRHMSIHTGEKRFSCSVCDRRFIWLHQLMNHQCSGRQESVEIGEAEPPGGSSTRQVKQESDGEDCGGVPPVPGGGMLSVPRSGGPPVLVNSSELKTEDGGDCTETREPQSCLNSLKNVGEKPFSCSECGKRFSTKGSLKEHMRIHTGEKPFSCSVCNKSFTQSGSLQKHMRIHTGEKIFTCSVCEKKFLNKAHLKTHMVTHTGEKPFSCALCGKAFIENGNLKKHMRTHTGEKPFSCSMCEKSFTQNGSLQTHMRTHTGEKPFSCSVCNQRFLSKAHLKTHLIKHTGEKPFSCSVCGKGFNEGGNLRKHMKTHSGEKPFSCSICDQRFLQKTDLKRHMITHTGEKFFSCSVCDQSFLQKPNLKRHMITHTGEKPFVCTVCGKRFIQKVHLTHHMARHTGEKRFRCGMCDQKFAWLYQLRNHQCVSQQSSQVQQTEEGGGAEPPASSSADEQQQLQMDLT encoded by the exons GcgtccagcagctgttggtggttaaagaagaggttccccctgagcagcaggagtggagctccagtgtggaccaggaggacccagagcccccacacattaaagaggaagaggaggaactgtggagcagtcaggagggagagcagcttcaagggctggaggaggctgatatcaccaagttcacattcactcctgtccctgtgaagagtgaagatgatgaagaggaacCTCAGTCTGAGGGACACCACTGTGGAGGACAATTACAGGACAGGAACTCAGGTCCAGACTTAGAAACAGATACTGAGGACAAGAAGCCAGACGATTCTTTAGTCGCTGAGATTGAAGTACGCCCGGTGTCCGGAGACTCTTCTGAAGCTGAGACTGACGACAGCGACGACTGGATGGAGAACAGGGAACCTCAGTCAGGTTCAAATTCTCTGACAAATGATGAACTTCCTGTTGGGGACGAAGAGAAAATCTTCAGCTGCTACAAATGCGGGAAAAGTTTTGGCAACAGCGGGTACCTGAACCGACACATGAGAATCcatgcaggagagaaaccattcacCTGTACCGTGTGCGGGAAGGGCATCATCGAGAGCCGAAAtctgaagagacacatgagaactcacacCGGAGAGAAACCcttcagctgctctgagtgtgggaaagcATTTACTGATGGCAGGCAGATGAAGATCCACATGAGGAGTCACACgggagagaaaccatacagctgctcagtctgtggaaaaaaattTGCTTTACAGACAAGCTGCATCCGACACACAAGGGTCCACTCAGGGGACAAACGGTTCAGCTGCGACGTTTGTGACAAAGTGTTCAGCTGGCCTCATCAGCTCAGGAACCACCAGTGTGTCGGTGGTCAGTCGTCGCAGCTTCGTCAAACAGAAGCCGATGGAGAGAATGGTGGAGGACCAGGACCAGCTGGGAACTCGGATCCAGATACGAATGACAAGACCGGTGACTCTTCTGAAGCTGAGACTGACGACAGTGGTGATTGGATggagaccagagaacctcagtcag tgcagcagcagttggtggttaaagaagaggttccccctgagcagcaggagtggagctccagtgtggaccaggaggacccagagcccccacacattaaagaggaagaggaggaactctggagcagtcaggagggagagcagcttcatgGGCTGGAGGAGGCTGATATCACCAAGTTCCCAttcactcctgtccctgtgaagagtgaagatgatgaagagaaacctcagtctGAGGGACACCACTGTGGAGGACCAGGACCAGTGCCTGGAGGAGGAGTACAACCAGCACCTGGAGGAGGGGTACGACTAGTGCCCAGAGACTCTGATCCAGATTTAGAACCAGATACTGACGACAAGAAGCCTGACAGTTCTTTAGTTGCTGAGATCGAAGTCAGTCTTGATGACTGGGACgagaccagagaacctcagtcaggtttaaaGACTCACAATAAAAATGAGGTCCCTGTCAGTCCTGTGATGTGTCTCTCTGATGAAAACCCCTTTAGCTGCTCTGAGACTTCAGACTTTTCTGAACCTGAGATTGACGAGGGTGATGACTGGGCAGGGTCCAGAGAACCTCAGTCATGTTTGAACTCTGTCCCCACCAGGGACAAGAAAGGTAGCGCTGACGAGAAACCGttcagctgctccatctgtAAGATAAACTTTACCCGGAGAGGAAGTCTACAGACgcacatgagaatccacactggagagaaaccattcaTTTGCCCCTTTTGTAGTAAAAGTTTTACCCAAGCAGGAAGTCTGAAAAGACACATGAGCATCCACACGGGGGAGAAAAGATTCAGCTGCAGTGTCTGCGACCGAAGATTCATCTGGCTCCATCAGCTCATGAACCATCAGTGTAGCGGGCGTCAGGAGTCAGTCGAAATTGGAGAGGCAGAGCCTCCAGGCGGCAGCTCGACTCGGCAGGTAAAACAAGAGTCTGatggagaggactgtggaggtGTACCACCAGTGCCCGGAGGTGGCATGTTATCAGTGCCCAGGAGTGGTGGCCCACCAGTGCTCGTAAACTCCTCTGAACTAAAAACTGAAGATGGTGGTGATTGTACagagaccagagaacctcagtcaTGTTTAAACTCTCTGAAAAATGTTGGTGAGAAACCGTTTAGCTGCTCCGAGTGTGGGAAAAGGTTCAGCACCAAGGGTAGTCTGAAGGAacacatgagaatccacacgGGGGAAAAACCATTCAGCTGCTCTGTCTGTAACAAATCTTTCACGCAGAGCGGGAGTTTACAGAAACACATGAGGATCCACACTGGCGAGAAAATATTCACCTGCTCtgtatgtgaaaaaaaatttttGAACAAGGCGCACCTGAAGACGCACATGGTCACTCACACGGGAGAGAAACCGTTCAGCTGTGCACTGTGTGGTAAAGCTTTCATTGAGAACGGAAAcctgaagaaacacatgaggactcacacaggggagaaaccattcagctgctcAATGTGTGAGAAATCTTTTACGCAGAACGGGAGTTTGCAGACTCACATGAGGACTCACACCGGAGAAAAACCGTTCAGCTGCTCCGTTTGCAATCAGAGATTCTTGAGTAAGGCGCACCTGAAGACGCACTTGATAaaacacactggagagaaacccTTCAGCTGCTCCGTGTGTGGGAAAGGTTTCAACGAAGGTGGTAATCTTAGGAAACACATGAAGACGCACTCAGGAGAGAAACCGttcagctgctccatctgtgATCAAAGATTTTTACAGAAGACAGACCTGAAGCgtcacatgatcacacacactggagagaagTTTTTCAGCTGCTCCGTTTGCGATCAGAGTTTTTTACAGAAGCCGAATTTGAAGAGACACATGATCACGCACACGGGAGAGAAACCCTTCGTTTGCACTGTGTGCGGCAAACGGTTCATTCAGAAAGTTCACCTGACGCACCACATGGCCCGACACACTGGAGAGAAGAGATTCCGGTGCGGCATGTGTGATCAGAAATTTGCTTGGCTTTATCAGCTGAGGAACCATCAGTGTGTCAGTCAGCAGTCGTCACAGGTTCAGCAGACTGAGGAGGGCGGAGGGGCGGAGCCTCCGGCCAGCAGCTCAGCTGATGAGCAACAAcaacttcaaatggatctcacATGA